The following DNA comes from Terrisporobacter glycolicus ATCC 14880 = DSM 1288.
CCCATAACTGTATTTGAACAGTCTGTACAGTTTCCTATAAGTATATGTTTAGCTCCAGCCTTTTTGATGTTCATAACTTTAAGTGCTTGACCTGGACAGTTTCCTGGGTTTTCACATTTTAAGTTACCTTTAACATCTGCTGCTTGCTTACATTTTTGAACACAAACAACTTCAGCATTCATTTTTTTAGCTAAGTCTTGCATTCTTTCTTCATTACCACCACAAGCACAAACTAAAAGTCCCATTTTTTCACCTTTTAAATCTTCAAAAGGTTGAGTTACTATTATTCCACCTGTAGTTTTAGTTATTGGAGCATCTAATTCACAAGCTTTACCAGTAAATGGTCCACCCATGATTACTTCTCCATACTCTCCATCTATTCCACCAGCTCTTTCTATTAATTCTTTAACAGAAGTACCAACTGGAACATCCATGAATACGTGAGGTTCAGTACCACCCTTTAATTTACCAACAACAGTAACGTTTTTAGAGAAACATGGCTTTTTAAGCTCTATTGCTTCAGCAACTCTTTGAAGAGTTTCAACATTTATAACTACAGCATCTGCTACTGATGGTAAATCAGTTGGTTGAAGTAATATTCCTAAAACTTCTCTTACAACAGCTCTTTCCTCACCCATTGGGTAAATATCTGGAAGTAAGTGTATATCTAAAGTATCGTCACCCTTAGTACCTTCAACTAAAGCATCAACAGCTTTTTGGTTTTTAGCCTTAAGTGCAAATATTCCTTTTTCTGCTTGGCAAATTTCCATAACATATTTAAGACCTCTTACAGTCATATCTGTATTGTCTACCATTTGGTCTACGTTATGGTGAAGTAGTGGTTCACATTCAGCAGCGTTAACAAGGATATATTTTACTTTTGTTCCAAGTTTTATAGCCGTTGGGAATCCTGCACCACCCATTCCTACTACACCAGCTTCTTTTATAAGTTGAAGTTTGTCATCTCCTTCTAACTTAATAAACTCTTCTGGTTGTTCTTCATCTCTTTCTATTATTATGGCATCTTCAGTTATTTCTGAAACATTACCATATACACTAGAGAATATGTTAGCA
Coding sequences within:
- the prdC gene encoding proline reductase-associated electron transfer protein PrdC, whose translation is MGLQKILLRQHVGAPCEAVVKVGDKVKKGSLIAKPTGLGANIFSSVYGNVSEITEDAIIIERDEEQPEEFIKLEGDDKLQLIKEAGVVGMGGAGFPTAIKLGTKVKYILVNAAECEPLLHHNVDQMVDNTDMTVRGLKYVMEICQAEKGIFALKAKNQKAVDALVEGTKGDDTLDIHLLPDIYPMGEERAVVREVLGILLQPTDLPSVADAVVINVETLQRVAEAIELKKPCFSKNVTVVGKLKGGTEPHVFMDVPVGTSVKELIERAGGIDGEYGEVIMGGPFTGKACELDAPITKTTGGIIVTQPFEDLKGEKMGLLVCACGGNEERMQDLAKKMNAEVVCVQKCKQAADVKGNLKCENPGNCPGQALKVMNIKKAGAKHILIGNCTDCSNTVMGSAPKMNIEVHHQTDTVLKTVGKDVIRYMTASKTVPQLGEEVVEEVEVKAQSVEEPKVETVENNFASFTDEGGLVINLKEGKDIRVEFVID